The sequence CAAAGAATATCGAATATCGAACACCGATAACTGAAAGGAATCCGTATGGACAACTGAAAGGAGTCCGTATGGATTTAAGATTTCAGATTTTTCTACATTTTACATTTATAATTTTAAATTCATCATTATTATTAAAAGAAATTTAAAATGTAGAATTATGGTATCCCCTCTACTAATCCCGTCTTGTAATTTGATTTGACCGTGGCTACATTTGCCCCATGCAAAAAAATCAGAAATACAGCAAAGAGCAAATGTATCGGTCCATAGCATTATGGCGTGAAAGCGGATTATCCCAATATCAATTTTGTAAGCGGGAAAAATTGACCACCTCCACATTCAGTTATTGGCTGAGAAAATTTAGAAAAGAGAAAGGACTGTCAAAGTTCTCCCGGGAAAAACCCGTCAAAACTTTTATTCCTGTTGAAGTATCCAAAACTATTGAACCAGATGTTTTGGAGATTGAACAAATAGAAATAACCTACCCCAATGGGGTGAAGGTAAGTTGTCCGCCTTGTATAGATATAGCCCAGTTAAAAACCATAATCAGTATATAAGGCAATGTTTACTTTATCCTCAAGCAACAAATTTCACTTGTACAGTCAGCCAACTGATATGCGAAAAAGTTTCGACGGCTTATCAGGACTCATACAAAACACCTTGGAGAGTAATCCTTGTAATGGAGATGTGTTTATCTTTATTAATAAACGGCGAGACAAAATTAAATTGCTGCACTGGCAAGGGGTTAGTTTTGCATTATATTATAAACGATTGGAGGAAGGCACTTTTGAACTTCCCAATTATGATGTAGAAGTAGGAAGCATAGTATTAAGTTATACCCAAATAGTAATGCTTATAGATGGTTTAAGCATTAAAAACATTGAAAAAAGAAAATCGTATAATCCAAATATTTAGGGACATTTTTATCCAGAAAAAATGTTGATAAATACAAGTGTTTTTTCATCTACAACACCTGTATTTTCAGTACTTTTACTTCATGTTAAATGAGCTGGAAAATATGAATTTTGATGAGCTGTTAGTAGCTACGAAAAAATTACAAGGGCAGAATACCAGTCTTGAAATTGAACATACCAACCTTGAAAATAAATACACCAACCTTGAAAATAAATACACCAATCTTGAAACTCAAAATGTATCCCTTGAATCTAAAGTAAGCAGGATGCAGTTCCAGATTGATCAACTCACCCGTTTGTTATTTGGTGTCAAGCGAGAGCGTTTTATATCAAATGAGAATCACAATCAAATGGAATTGCCTTTCGATGTTGAGCAAACAAAGCCAGAGCCTGAAAAGACAGAAGAAATAAGCTACACACGTAAAAAGAAGGAAAGAAAAAATCATCCTGGCCGTTTGCCTTTACCCGATCACTTACCTGTAGAAGAAATTATTATTGAACCCAAAGAAGATACCTCCGGTATGAAGTACATTGGCAAAGAAGTAACAGACCAACTGGAACTTGTTCCTGCCAAACTTTTTATAAAAAGATTTATCCGCCCCAAATATATTAAGCCGGAAGATAATGAGTCTCTAAATTTTAAAGGAGTTATAGCAGAGTTGCCGGTTTTTCCCATTGAAAAAGGCATAGCGGGTTCTGGCTTATTGGCGCAGATAATCATAGATAAGTATGTA is a genomic window of Candidatus Cloacimonadota bacterium containing:
- the tnpB gene encoding IS66 family insertion sequence element accessory protein TnpB (TnpB, as the term is used for proteins encoded by IS66 family insertion elements, is considered an accessory protein, since TnpC, encoded by a neighboring gene, is a DDE family transposase.); translated protein: MFTLSSSNKFHLYSQPTDMRKSFDGLSGLIQNTLESNPCNGDVFIFINKRRDKIKLLHWQGVSFALYYKRLEEGTFELPNYDVEVGSIVLSYTQIVMLIDGLSIKNIEKRKSYNPNI